A stretch of DNA from Gymnodinialimonas sp. 57CJ19:
TGCGCTCAGGTGCACCCGCCCCGCAGGGCCCATGGCGGGGATGTTATCGGCCTCGGGCCCCTGCCCCGCAGACCGCACACCGCGCAGCAGGCGTGTGGCGTGGCCCTCAATCGCCTCGCCTTGGGGCGGGCCGAACCCGGCGCTTTCCATGCCGAGCGGCCCGAAAACATGCTCCTGCATCAGCTCTTCCCACGGGGCGCCGCCGACAGCCTCCAGCATTGCGCCCGCCACCACGTAGCCCGCGTTTGAATAGACGAATTCGCCGACGGCCGTTTCGGGCGGACTGTATAGCATCTCGGCCACGTAGTCGTGGCGTGGTCCTTCGCCCAGATCCGCCGCTGAGGCGCCAGGCAAGTTTGCCGCCATGCCCGATTGGTGGGAGAGCAGCGCGCGCAGCGGCGTGCCGTGCCAATCCGCGTGCATCTCGGGGAAAGCATCGCCCAGAACCGCGCCGATGCGTGTGTCCCATGTGATCGCGCCCGCCTCTACCATCCTTGCGGCCAATGTGGCGGTCATGCCTTTGGTGATAGACCCCACGTGCCAGGCGTCGCCCACCTGCACGGCGTCTTCCCCGTCCACCACGCGGGTACCTGCCACGCCGACTTCCATCGCCTCCGCCGTGACCCAACCCGCCGCCGCGCCGGGCACGT
This window harbors:
- a CDS encoding serine hydrolase domain-containing protein encodes the protein MRKLVRSLGIAFGLAGSAAAQDVPPASPQEIATQLVALRNVPGAAAGWVTAEAMEVGVAGTRVVDGEDAVQVGDAWHVGSITKGMTATLAARMVEAGAITWDTRIGAVLGDAFPEMHADWHGTPLRALLSHQSGMAANLPGASAADLGEGPRHDYVAEMLYSPPETAVGEFVYSNAGYVVAGAMLEAVGGAPWEELMQEHVFGPLGMESAGFGPPQGEAIEGHATRLLRGVRSAGQGPEADNIPAMGPAGRVHLSAGDMLRYLRAHLVRDESFLSPATWEVLHSAAGDRGYTDNIEGYAMGWGVDEDGSLVHAGSNTFWYAVAYIDPSAGVAVFAATNSGDLRAVAEPVDGALRAVLVGH